TAAACTGCCCAAAGATACCCCTCCGTTAAAAATTGGTCAAACCTATCGTTGGTCATTTGGGGTGATTTGTAACGCTGAAAACACCGAGGAGCCTAAAGTTGTGTTTGTGACCGGGGAAGTCAAACGAACAGAACCTGATGCCACCTTAAAAGCCCAACTGCAACAAGCTGAACCCTTAGAACAAGCTAAAATTTATGCTGAAAATGGGATTTGGTTTGAAAGTTTAACAACCTTAGCTCAATTGCGCCAAACTCAACCGATGGATGGTACTTTAACTGAACAATGGAAACAACTTTTGGAATCCGTTGGTTTAGATGCTATTGCCAATCAACCGTTTGTGAATGCCCTTGAGAATTAATTAAGGTTGAAATTGAATGAAGTATGGAGTTATGAAACAAAAACAAACGGTCTTCAGACTTCATACTTCTATCGGGCGCTTTTCTGAGCAATGGCTGAAGGCATTGCGTTATTTATGGTTAAGTCCTGTGCTAACGGTTTCAGTCATTGCTCTGCAAAGTACAGGTTTTTTACAACTTTTAGATTGGGCAACTTTAGATCAATTTATTCGGTGGCGACCCCTTGAATCTCCCGATCCCCGAATTGTAATTGTTACCATTGACGAACCGGATTTAAAAAAGCTCGGACAATGGCCGATTCCTGATGCTATTTTAGCAAAATTAATTGAAAAAATCAAAGCCCAAAAACCGATGGCGATCGGGTTAGATATTTATCGAAATTTACCTGTACAACCAGGACATCAAGACTTACTCAAGGTGTTTAAAACCACTCCCAATTTAATCGGTGTAGAAAAAGTTGTTGAAGATCAAAATCGGGCTTCTATTGAACCGCCTCCGATCTTAAAAGATCAAGATCAAGTGGGGGCGGCGGATTTAGTTTTAGACGCGGATGGTAAAATTCGCCGGGCATTATTATCAATTAAACCCCCAGACCATCCTACTGTTCTGAATTTAGGGGTGAAAGTTGCTTTAATTTATTTAGAAGCTCAAGGAATTACCCCTGAAATGACAGCGAATCAGCAAGTAAAATTAGGAAAAGCTGAATTCACTCGCTTTACTGAAAATGATGGAGGTTATGTTCGTGCTGATGATAATGGCTATCAAATTTTATTAAATTACCGAGGTTCCCAGAATGATTTTCTAAAAATTTCGATGACACAAGTTTTAAGCAATGAAACTCCCCCCGATTTTTTTAAAGATAAAATTGTATTAATTGGCCCTTTTGCTCAAAGTTTAAATGATTTATTTTTTACCCCCTATACCAGTAATTTATTTAGTATTAATGATCGGACTCCAGGGGTGATTATTCATGCAAATATTGCTAGTCAAATTATTAGTAGTGCCTTGGATGAACGCACATTAATTTATGTTTGGTCAGATCGGATGGAATGGTTTTGGGTTTTTGTCTGGTCAACCGTAGGCAGTAGTTTAGGATGGGTTTATGGGGGAACCCGTTGGACAGTTTATTTGTTAATCTTAGCCAGTGGTAGTTTAATTATAATTTCCTATGGTGCTTTTTTAAGTGGATGGTGGTTGCCCTTAGTTTCACCCTTATTAGCATTAGTGAGTTCCGGGATGGTTGTAACAGCTTATATTGCCAATGTTGAACGTCAAGATCGGAAAATGGTGATGACTTTATTTCAACGCTATGTTAACCCCAAAATCGCGGAAACGATTTGGCAAAATCGAGAGGATTTGTTACAAAAAGGTCAAATCATGGGGCAGAAAATGATCGCCACTGTCTTATTTACTGATATTAAAGGATTTAGTAGTATTGCTGAACGGATGGAACCCTCTACGTTAATGACTTGGTTAAATGAATATATGAATGCAATGGCGAATATTGTGTTTGAACATGATGGTGTTGTAGATAAATTTATGGGGGATGCAGTGATGGCAGTTTTTGGGGTTCCTATTCCTAGAAATTCTCCTCAAGAAATTGCTAAAGATGCAACGGCGGCGGTTTCCTGTGCTTTAGCAATGGGGGAAAAATTGCGATCGCTAAATCAACAATGGCAACAACAAAATCAACCGATGATTTCAATGCGAATTGGGATTGCGACTGGAATTGTCGTCACCGGAAGTTTAGGCAGTTCTCAACGCATGGAATATACAACATTAGGTGATAGTGTTAATATTGCTGCTCGTTTAGAAAGTTATGATAAATCATTTTATAGTGAAGGACTTTGCCGCATCTTAATTAATGAAGAAACCCATAAACAAATTAACGATAAATTTCCCACTCGTTATGTCGGTCGTGTTCAATTATATGGTCGTCAACAATTAATTAATATTTATCAAGCTATTAATGATTAAATAGGGAACAGGGAACAGGGAACAGGGAACAGGGAATAGGCAATAGGCAATAGGCAATAGGCAATAGTAGCAAGAATTTCAGTATATAGCGCTACGCATTACAGTTAGGACACTTCTAAATCCTGAAACTATTTCACTGTTCCCTGTTCCCTGTTCCCTATTTCCTATTGATTTAGCTGAAAAGGCGTGTATTTTCCTCCTAACGCTTCCACAATAGTTTTTGTATTTTTAACCAACATTTTAATATAGGTTTCTCCCGCACTCCCTGGAGAACCAATCGAATCAGAATATAATTGCTCCGGGGCTAATTTTACCCCCGATTCTTCCGCAACCGTTGTAATTAATTGAGGGTTAATCGTTGTTTCAGCAAAAATAGCAGGAACTCCCGCTTTTTGAATTGAATTTGCTAAGGTTTTAACGGTTTTTGCACTTGGTTGTTCCTCCGTACTCATCCCAATTAAGGTTCCAATTACCTCTAATCCATAGTCTTGAGCATAATATTGAAACGCATCATGGGTTGTGACTAATTTGCGATGATTTGGAGGAATAGTTGCAATTTGTTGTTGAATCCAAGCATCTAATTGAGTTAAATCCTCAGTCAATTTAGCCGCATTTTTTGTAAAAATAGCCTGATCTTCAGGAGATAAAGCAATTAACTCATCTCTAATTTTATTTGTCATTAAAATTGCATTTTTAGCCGTTCCCCAAACATGAGGATCAGGTTGCTTTTGTCCTTGATATTGAAAATCTAAGGGTTTAACCACTTCCCCCACCGCCACTTTTTTTCCTTGAGTTCCTGCGGCTTTAATTAACTTAATTAATCCCGGTTCTAAATTATAACCATTATAAAGAATTAAATCCGCTTTTTCCAAGGCAATACTATCTTGAGGAACAGGTTCATAAACATGAGGATCTGCACCCGGTTGTAAGATCCCTTGATGGTCAATTTCATCCCCGGCAATTTGTTCTGTTAAATCGGCAATAATCGTACTGGTTGATACTACTTTCGGTTGATCCCCGTTAACAGAATTCTCCGTTGTTAATTGAGTACAACTACTTAATCCGCTTAAGATTACCCCCAGAAGAATACCTAAAAATCTTATAGAAAGAGGGTTTCGAGCAATTTTTGTTATCATTAGGCTAGGATTTTTCATAATTTTTTCATTAATTATTTCATAATTATCTCATTTTTGCAGTACACTATAAAAATAATCCTCCTAAAGTTACCCCTAAAATTCCTCCTAACTCAGGAAGTCAATCGGGGAACAAACGCCATAAACTACGGATAAAATGGAGCAAACCGCTATGAACACCCTGAAATTCCCCCATCCTGTCAACGCGGATCTCACTATCCATCACCTTAGCGTCAATTATCGAGGGGTGGAAGCGTTGCGAGATATTTGTTTGGACATCCAACCGGGACGGCTAACGGGCATTATTGGCCCGAATGGAGCCGGAAAAAGTACCCTGATGAAGGCGATGTTGGGGTTAGTTAACCTAGAAACAGGTTCGGTGGTATATAACAACAAACCCCTGAGTCAGCAACGGCAACGGGTGGCCTATGTTCCGCAGCGATCGCAAATTGACTGGGACTATCCGGCAACGGTTTGGGACGTCGTGATCATGGGGAGAGTGCGGAAAACCGGGTGGTTGCGTCCCTTTTCCGGGGTCAGTCGTCGCATTGCAACTCAGGCGTTAGAACGGGTGGGAATGGTTGAGTATAAAAATCGCCCCATTGGTCAACTGTCGGGGGGTCAGCAACAGCGTGTTTTTTTAGCGAGATCTTTGGCACAGGAAGCAGAGATTTTTTGCTTTGATGAACCTTTTGTTGGCATTGATCAAAAAACAGAAGCGGTGATTTTTAGTTTATTTCGAGAGTTAGCCACATCAGGAAAAATTGTGATTGTGATTAATCATGATTTAGGGGAATCTATTGTTAATTTTGATGATTTAATTTTACTGAATCAAGAAGTGATTGCGACGGGAAATCGTCAACAGGTTTTAAAAGAAGATTATTTACAACAAGCCTATGGGGGTAGGGTATTTTTCTTTGCGGAAAAAGTGGCTTAAATTATTTTTCCCGGTTTTATAGTGCTACGCATAGAGAGTGTTTGACACTTCTAAATTTGGTGCGTGCGCTGTGCTTACGCACCCTACAATTTTTTGAATTAAAATCACATGATCAATCTGTTAATTGAACCTTTACAATATAGTTTCATGCAGCGATCGCTGATGATTGCTATTTTAGTCGGAATTATTTGTGCGGTTGTCGGTAGTTATTTAATGGTGCAGCGATTAGCATTATTAGGAGATGCTATTAGTCATTCGGTTTTACCGGGATTAGCGATCGCTTTCATCCTTAACGCTAATATTTTTGTCGGGGCGTTTATTGCGGGAATTGTGAGTACAATTTGCATGAATATTATTAGAACCTATTCCCGAATCAAAGAAGATGCGGCGATGGGAATTGTATTTTCTGCCTTTTTTGCATTAGGAATAACCTTAATTACGTTAGTTCAAAAAGATAATAAAATTGACTTAAATCATTTTCTATTTGGCAATATTCTAGGCGTAACAGCAGGGGATGTTAGAGATACCTTTATTATTACTATTATTATTCTAGCAGTTGTTATGTTAATCTATAAAGAACTGCTATTTTATACCTTCGATCCCTTGGGTGCTGAAGCCACAGGTTTACCCGTCAATCTTCTTAATTTAGGATTAATGGGATTAATTGCCTTAACCATTGTTGCCAGTTTAAAAGCCGTCGGAGTCATCTTAGTATTATCCCTATTAATTACTCCCGCAGCCACAGCCTATTTATTAGTAGAACGTCTGCATCTAGTGATGATATTAGGCGTAATAATCGGAGTAATTTCTAGTATTAGCGGAATGTACCTCAGCTATTTTTATAATCTACCTTCAGGCCCAGCCATTGTATTAGTAACATTTGGGTTATTTATATTAGCATTTTTATTCAGTCCCACCCAAGGACTATTAAGAATAAAACAAAAGTAGGGTGCGTAAGCCCCGCGCACGCACCATCTAACATTATATTAACTAAAACTCCACTTTAACCGTCAAGGTAAACTCATAGACTTCTTTTTTAAGTTGCTCAATTTGAGCCTGTAAATCAAGATAAACTGGAACCTTAATATCAGCAATAGCTTTAAAATTTTTCTTAAATTCCTCACTGAGACTTAAAGTTAATTCTCGACCTAATTTTGAATATGTATTATGAGCATCTTTTATTCTAAGTTATTCTCTTGTTCGGGTAACTTCTTTCAAGTATTCAATCAGACTTTCAGGTGTCTCTGCATATCCTGAAAATGTATTTATTGCTTGCTCGTTACTTATTTTTTCGCCAAAAGTGAACTTTATTTTCTGTTTTAAATATTTTTGGGATGCCTTTGAATCCTGTAAAATCAATTGAATAAGGATGAGTAAAAATTCCATTTCATACTTACCTCTAAATACTTTATGTTGTTCACAGTTTGAGAAATCAACAAGTTTTTGATCTAGCAATTCCTGTGTAACCTCTGTAGCCATTGGGAAAGTCTGTTGGATTTTTTCCAAATTATACTTTGATGAAACTGAATCTAACGTAAGCTCTATAAAGCCTTTGGGTAACTTATCGTCTAAATCTACACCTGTTTGTATGCCTGTTGTATTTCTTATTGCTATCAAACAAGCATACCAAGCATTTAACAGCTTAACTGCCAAATGAAACTCTTGTTGTCTTTCAATGAAAAGCCTTAAGCAAACTTTATAAGCATCATCACTCACTTCTGATAAGGAAAATTCATTTTTCAGAATTTCCTTAAATACATCTACTGAAACATATAGGTTTTCAATAGAATAACACGGCGTTTCAAAAATTGGCGGATTATGATTTGGTAAAGCACTATTAAAATCCTTATCTATGAAAAAGGCTTTTTTATACTGATCATATTCCCTATGATTTTTAATCAGGTTGTAAACCTGCAATACTCTTTCTCTACCACCACATCTAATTGGGTGATAATTTTCTACAAACTGCTTGATTCTTGGAACATAATAAGCATTGTCTTTGCCTTCAAAAAAACAAAATAAACCATCTTTACCTTGTTTGGTATGAAGGGCAAATTCTTGATAAGCAACTTGGGCTTTATCACGACTTTTTCTAAGTTTATCTATGTATGACATTCGGTAGTAATAGTTTTTGCAGGTTTAACATATTCATTCAAGCCAACAGCATACCGATCTAACTCATTATCAAAAATGAAAGGTGAATGAGTTACAGCCAATAGAAAATCACACTTATTTGAGTTGAGTATATCAGGAAGTAATTGCCTTTGCCAAATTATACTTAATGATAATTCTGGTTCATCAAAAAGTACGATAAACCTTTGTTTATCCTCAGCTAAGTAAATTTTAGAAAGAATCGATATGATTTGCTTTTCACCTGATGAGAGTTTACTTAATTGTATTTCTTCACCCGATAAGTCTGACTTGACAAAAATTCTAATCGCACTTTCATCATAAAATATTTTTTTGTCAATTAGGTACTTATTACAGATATCTCTATATACTTTAATAAAGTTATCTAACGGTTTCTGTTTTTCATAGATTTCAATCAACTTTTGTAAAAAATATAATAGCGAGTCATTTTTTATTTCTTGATTTACCACAATATTTCTGATTTCATTTTTATCTGCCTCTGAAAGTTGCTCACCTACTCTTGCTAAAATAATTTCAATATCCTTTTGATCAATGCGGCTCAAAATGCTTGTATCTGTATCTGTAAATCCCTTAACTAATTGACTTAAAATTTCTCCTGAGATTTTAGAAAAACCTTCTTTTAAAAGCTTATCAATTGTATTTTCAATTTCATCAAACCGTTTCCGTACATCTGTCATTCCAAAATGAATTAATCTATTATCTTCTTTGTGAAACTGTTCTTCATCATAACCCAGATTTTTTAAATCTTCTTCAACTCGTCTATAAGTAGGAAAATACATAATTTCACTTTGATTCAGGCTTTCTGTGATTGTTTTTTTGCACTCTTGTAAATTGGCAGAAAAATTGTCTTCAGTTTCATCAGATAATCTTCGTAAAATGTCTAAAATCATTCCCGTTGAAAATGGGAGATCTTCTACAATTTGTCTTACCATAGGGTTATTTCTAAATTGATAACTAGAAATGCTTTTATTAGCAAATTCTTGTTTGAGGTCAATAAATTTATGAATTCCAATTTTATTGATTAAGTCTACTGCCACAGGATGTTTGAAAAATGTCTGTTCAATTTCTCTTTTACTGATTGAAATAGTCTTGCCATCAATAAACTCTAACTCTAGCTTATCAAAGCAATAATCAATTAGTTTTTCAAATTTTTTACAAAGCGTATAATAAAACATATTTAAGACTTGGGTTTTGCCAAGTCCATTTTCACCAATCAAAATCTTAATATTTTTATCAAAAGG
This genomic stretch from Planktothrix serta PCC 8927 harbors:
- a CDS encoding CHASE2 domain-containing protein; the protein is MKQKQTVFRLHTSIGRFSEQWLKALRYLWLSPVLTVSVIALQSTGFLQLLDWATLDQFIRWRPLESPDPRIVIVTIDEPDLKKLGQWPIPDAILAKLIEKIKAQKPMAIGLDIYRNLPVQPGHQDLLKVFKTTPNLIGVEKVVEDQNRASIEPPPILKDQDQVGAADLVLDADGKIRRALLSIKPPDHPTVLNLGVKVALIYLEAQGITPEMTANQQVKLGKAEFTRFTENDGGYVRADDNGYQILLNYRGSQNDFLKISMTQVLSNETPPDFFKDKIVLIGPFAQSLNDLFFTPYTSNLFSINDRTPGVIIHANIASQIISSALDERTLIYVWSDRMEWFWVFVWSTVGSSLGWVYGGTRWTVYLLILASGSLIIISYGAFLSGWWLPLVSPLLALVSSGMVVTAYIANVERQDRKMVMTLFQRYVNPKIAETIWQNREDLLQKGQIMGQKMIATVLFTDIKGFSSIAERMEPSTLMTWLNEYMNAMANIVFEHDGVVDKFMGDAVMAVFGVPIPRNSPQEIAKDATAAVSCALAMGEKLRSLNQQWQQQNQPMISMRIGIATGIVVTGSLGSSQRMEYTTLGDSVNIAARLESYDKSFYSEGLCRILINEETHKQINDKFPTRYVGRVQLYGRQQLINIYQAIND
- a CDS encoding metal ABC transporter substrate-binding protein, translating into MKNPSLMITKIARNPLSIRFLGILLGVILSGLSSCTQLTTENSVNGDQPKVVSTSTIIADLTEQIAGDEIDHQGILQPGADPHVYEPVPQDSIALEKADLILYNGYNLEPGLIKLIKAAGTQGKKVAVGEVVKPLDFQYQGQKQPDPHVWGTAKNAILMTNKIRDELIALSPEDQAIFTKNAAKLTEDLTQLDAWIQQQIATIPPNHRKLVTTHDAFQYYAQDYGLEVIGTLIGMSTEEQPSAKTVKTLANSIQKAGVPAIFAETTINPQLITTVAEESGVKLAPEQLYSDSIGSPGSAGETYIKMLVKNTKTIVEALGGKYTPFQLNQ
- a CDS encoding metal ABC transporter ATP-binding protein; the protein is MNTLKFPHPVNADLTIHHLSVNYRGVEALRDICLDIQPGRLTGIIGPNGAGKSTLMKAMLGLVNLETGSVVYNNKPLSQQRQRVAYVPQRSQIDWDYPATVWDVVIMGRVRKTGWLRPFSGVSRRIATQALERVGMVEYKNRPIGQLSGGQQQRVFLARSLAQEAEIFCFDEPFVGIDQKTEAVIFSLFRELATSGKIVIVINHDLGESIVNFDDLILLNQEVIATGNRQQVLKEDYLQQAYGGRVFFFAEKVA
- a CDS encoding metal ABC transporter permease; the encoded protein is MINLLIEPLQYSFMQRSLMIAILVGIICAVVGSYLMVQRLALLGDAISHSVLPGLAIAFILNANIFVGAFIAGIVSTICMNIIRTYSRIKEDAAMGIVFSAFFALGITLITLVQKDNKIDLNHFLFGNILGVTAGDVRDTFIITIIILAVVMLIYKELLFYTFDPLGAEATGLPVNLLNLGLMGLIALTIVASLKAVGVILVLSLLITPAATAYLLVERLHLVMILGVIIGVISSISGMYLSYFYNLPSGPAIVLVTFGLFILAFLFSPTQGLLRIKQK
- a CDS encoding DUF4435 domain-containing protein, coding for MSYIDKLRKSRDKAQVAYQEFALHTKQGKDGLFCFFEGKDNAYYVPRIKQFVENYHPIRCGGRERVLQVYNLIKNHREYDQYKKAFFIDKDFNSALPNHNPPIFETPCYSIENLYVSVDVFKEILKNEFSLSEVSDDAYKVCLRLFIERQQEFHLAVKLLNAWYACLIAIRNTTGIQTGVDLDDKLPKGFIELTLDSVSSKYNLEKIQQTFPMATEVTQELLDQKLVDFSNCEQHKVFRGKYEMEFLLILIQLILQDSKASQKYLKQKIKFTFGEKISNEQAINTFSGYAETPESLIEYLKEVTRTRE
- a CDS encoding AAA family ATPase; protein product: MNMISSNLKSFSVYGLFGTNDVHIPFDKNIKILIGENGLGKTQVLNMFYYTLCKKFEKLIDYCFDKLELEFIDGKTISISKREIEQTFFKHPVAVDLINKIGIHKFIDLKQEFANKSISSYQFRNNPMVRQIVEDLPFSTGMILDILRRLSDETEDNFSANLQECKKTITESLNQSEIMYFPTYRRVEEDLKNLGYDEEQFHKEDNRLIHFGMTDVRKRFDEIENTIDKLLKEGFSKISGEILSQLVKGFTDTDTSILSRIDQKDIEIILARVGEQLSEADKNEIRNIVVNQEIKNDSLLYFLQKLIEIYEKQKPLDNFIKVYRDICNKYLIDKKIFYDESAIRIFVKSDLSGEEIQLSKLSSGEKQIISILSKIYLAEDKQRFIVLFDEPELSLSIIWQRQLLPDILNSNKCDFLLAVTHSPFIFDNELDRYAVGLNEYVKPAKTITTECHT